The genomic region GGGAGGACGCACCTGACACCCGGCGTCCGGGGCGTCCCCGGGCCTGCTCAGGCGTCCTTGAGCGCGATCGCCTTCCTCTCGAGCAGGCGCGAGAAGATGAGGAGGGCGTCCTCCTCCGACATGGGGCAGAGCTTCAGGATCGACTGTACGTCCCATTGCCCGTTCACCCGAGAGAGCACGAACCCCTCGTGGGGGTCGAAGTTCTCACGGGTGAGGGAAACGAGGTCCATGGCGAGGACGGGCACCTTGGTCAGGGGGACAGAGCGCAGCGCCTTGTCTCGGTTCCGGGCCTCCACGGCTGCGATGATCCCCTTCTTCGCATTCTGGTTCAGGCGGTCGAGGGCGAGCACCTCTTCGTAGGCCTGAATCGCGGCGTCGTAGCGCTTCTCCTGGAGGCGCTGGTAGGCGAGGCCGAGCAGGCCCTGGATAGCCCCGATGGGATCGGGGCTGGGCCCCTCCTCCCGAAGCTGGTCCACTGTCACCAAGCCCCGGCTGTGGAGGTCGAAGGCGAGGGCCGCGGTCTCAAACTCCGACCGGCGCAGCTCGAGGCTGATCTCGGCCAGGGTCTTGCCGGCCGCGGCCAGACCCAGGATCTGGCGATCCACGGGATCCTCGATGGCAACCGGCGCTCCCTGGACATGAAGGGTGAGGGCCATGGAGGGCAGAACGGTCTTGATCCGTCCCCATTCGTCCACCCGCCTGATGCCCTCCATGATCACGGGGGTGACCTGGCTCTCGAAATGGATAAGGACGTTCTGCGGGAACTCGCCCTCCTTGAACTCGAACTGGCCCTCCGACCACAGGAACAGGTCGTAGATCGTCTCCTCCGCTTTGGCCTTGAGGGCGGTCCGCAGGTCCTCCTCTTTCAGCACGCCTTCGGAGACGAGCACGGAGCCGATCAGGCGCCCCTTTTCCTCCTGGGCGAGCAGGGCCTTGAAGAGCTGCTCCTCCGTGACCAGGCGAAGACGGATCAGGAACTGGCCCAGCGACTCACGCGGGTCGTTGGACCAGGAGGAGAAGATGAGCCCGTCCCGCACCACGATGCGCTTCTGGATGGATCTTCGCTCGATGTGCAGGGTGCCCGTCTTTTGTCCACCCGCGATCCACTGAAGGATGTCGGGGAGGGCCATCGTCTTGAGGTTGCCGGTTAGGCCCATTGACGGAGGCGACCCGAAGGGTCAGCCCCGATCCCAGGAGAGGTCCCAAAAGAGGTAATCCCGCCAGCTCTCGGGAGCGCGGTGCAGGCCCAGGCTCAAAGTCAGGGAGGGCAGTGCATCCGGACGGCGGGGCTTGCGGATGAGGCGGAGGCTCGCCTCCTCGGGGGTGCGATCGCCCTTGAGGCGGTTGCAGGGGATGCAACAGGTCACGATGTTGTCCCAGCCTTTGTGTCCCCCGCGGGCCACGGGGATCACGTGATCAAAGGTCAGCTGGCCGGGCGAGAAGCGGTGTCCGCAGTACTGACAGCGGTGGTCGTCGCGGGCGTAGACATTGGTGCGGGAAAAGGGAACGTCCGCGAAGGGGCGTTTCATCCGGACGTGACGGAGCAGACGAAGCACCGAGGGGAGCTTCACCCGGACCGTGACGCCGCGGATCTCCCGGTCGTAGACGGCGATGACCTCCACCTTGCCCTGGAAGAGAAGGGTGATGGCCTTCTGCCAGGACACGATCCTCAGGGGTTCGTAGGTGGCGTTGAGGACGAGGGTGTGCTCCATGAGGCGGGTCCAGCAAAAAATTGTGCCCCTGGGCCCGAAGGCTGTCAACTCGGGCCCCCGCCCCCCCGGCATTGACCCGGCTCCCTGGGGGGGGATACAATCTCTTGGCCGCCGGGGGGCCAAGCTCTGGGCCACAATCTGCTGGCGTTCGGCGAGGTGCAGTTGGGCATCCCGCGCCGGGAACGCAAGCCCCGCTTCCCTTCCCCGCTACCCGCGACAGGACGCCTTTGACGAGGCGGCGGCTCCGCTTCGGCAACGGGCTCGATCTGGAGCTCGCCCTTGGCGATGAGGCCCCCGCGGGTGCAGAAGTGCTCGTGGTCCCCCAGGATGTGAACTTGATCATGGGGGAGGTGACGGTCATCGAGGAAACGGGGGAGAGCCCCGGGGAAGCGGTGGCGGCGGCCGCGGCCACCACCACCCCCCG from Vicinamibacteria bacterium harbors:
- a CDS encoding DUF4388 domain-containing protein → MGLTGNLKTMALPDILQWIAGGQKTGTLHIERRSIQKRIVVRDGLIFSSWSNDPRESLGQFLIRLRLVTEEQLFKALLAQEEKGRLIGSVLVSEGVLKEEDLRTALKAKAEETIYDLFLWSEGQFEFKEGEFPQNVLIHFESQVTPVIMEGIRRVDEWGRIKTVLPSMALTLHVQGAPVAIEDPVDRQILGLAAAGKTLAEISLELRRSEFETAALAFDLHSRGLVTVDQLREEGPSPDPIGAIQGLLGLAYQRLQEKRYDAAIQAYEEVLALDRLNQNAKKGIIAAVEARNRDKALRSVPLTKVPVLAMDLVSLTRENFDPHEGFVLSRVNGQWDVQSILKLCPMSEEDALLIFSRLLERKAIALKDA
- a CDS encoding HNH endonuclease produces the protein MEHTLVLNATYEPLRIVSWQKAITLLFQGKVEVIAVYDREIRGVTVRVKLPSVLRLLRHVRMKRPFADVPFSRTNVYARDDHRCQYCGHRFSPGQLTFDHVIPVARGGHKGWDNIVTCCIPCNRLKGDRTPEEASLRLIRKPRRPDALPSLTLSLGLHRAPESWRDYLFWDLSWDRG